ttcattctcaatcacctttttgcctatgtatttttaattgctttcaactcttaattaatctacaaacaaatagagaaaaacgaaaagtttatacagtcagaatttattccttgaggcttacaagcaaagtgtgacaactgtttcacaaatcgcatgccggaagcagcgcgtgagtctgtgctccaccctgtcaggccttcagaatttccacagaatccctcaacagtgccagtcgaggccttctagctggccttgagtgacgcaatcacgccttaagtgatgtacgtaattcaagagcgaaaagcgcgagatcttgctgaggaGTCGGCAGTCATTACTGCCTCATcatcattgagaaagagatccttatggatttaaaaacacgagatgttctgcatgaccgtgtgattgattaattaaacaggaaaggaggactgattttcacttcaagcaaattggtaagtgctttttgcattgttatagcaacatcaggaattttctaagtgtaaattaggctgcttgagcatttagTGTCGCATCAAggtttgaaaagtagtgctgcgttacattcaacttggaaagtcggattttacaatgtcctactaggaaaagtgcaattgaagttagaattacaacttgtaggctcatgcagaaattctcaactccgatttcgctgagatgcaggggcataatgtcacaaaaacatgtcggcactcagggagatatacagagtaagtgataaacattcactttattaagtaatatcgataaatgagtttgtttccacattacatgatattaaaacttgtttaaaaacACCTGCAGaagcaggtgtataaaacatagtaaattataatctcttttgataattgtacacctgaagcacaaatgctagcgctgcagcattgtttatcagttgggttgctaagagacatctctaatgagagtcaaacccctgctaagctaacgggagtgttgctgttccaaatatcggggaatgaagtgcatttatggtcggagatatcaagtaggaatatcccacatccagcttgaatggaacgcagcataaccgtgtaccctgacgaaacgaaatttattgcaagcaacatttaaatcgcaaatattattagatagatgtttccaggtattatagacctccttggaaGATTCATatgaacaattatgatttttgaatgtctgttcgggagacgttcatttcacaaaacagtcatgctgcagttaaaattaggcttgcttgagcattaagtgtcgtttcaagttctggctttcgtgcgtggacatgtttttaaaatgtagattggtattactagttagctgcgacataatgtatgatgcccaaaggcatagtgtgtcttattcattgtgaaactgtgttttcttaatggcatgaatcacactgaaggcctagacttaaaatgcacagcctGACACTGGCTTATTGGATACCTGAAATAAGCAGAGCTGACACATCTTACATTCGCCAGTATGTAACTTGTAGAAAGCTGAGAAAATCTTTTAAAAGCCAAAGGATGAGTAATCTTCCTACAGAAAGTGTAGAGCCTGCCTCACATTCATTTATTGCAGTATGGATTGCTTTTGTCCTTTTATGAttagaaaataaagaaaacagcACAAAAGGCATGGTCTACTCTTTACCTGCTTTTGTTAAAGTGCCATTCATATTGAGATGTTAGAAGATATGTCAACAGATGGATTCATTAATGGTCTACAGTGTTTATTGCGATATAAGGCACAATAAGGCAAATCAGATGTGACCATGGTACCAACTTTGTAGGTCCAAAGAATGAACTGAACTTTTGCATTGCATGAACTTGTCTCAGAAAGGCTCAGAACATTTCTTGCTGAAAAGCAATGTGATTTTTATCACCAATTCGAGTCATGCAGGTGGTGTATAGGAGCGCCAAATCAAAACTGTATGGAGTGTTCTTAATTCTAGAGTATCACTCTCATCTGGAAGACTTAGTGATGCTTCACTATACACACTTTGTTTTATGAAACCATGGCAATAGTCAACAGTCACCCCCATACAGCTGACTATCTGAATGAACCCAAAAGCTTAGAACCACTCACACCCAACCATCTTATTACCATGAAACCCACAACAGCACTGCCACCACCAGGCAAATTCATGAGAGAAGATGTGTATGCTAAAAAGAGATGGAGACAGGTGCAGCACCTTACAGAATAGTTTTGGAGTAGATGGAAGGAGTATCTGCACAACATTGCTGCAAGACAATGCTGCCCCTAAGAGGATTTTTCAAGTTGGTGATGTTGTTATAGATAGAGACTAGGAAAGATTATAGAGACTGTTAAGGGCCCAGATGGACTGGTAAGGAGAGCTACAGTAGCActtggagacaaaaaaaaaaaaaaaaaaaaactgaacaagAAAGGAGAACAGATAAAGAAAGTCTTTGTAGTAGAGTGACCAAAACAGAAGTTGGCCTTTGTAACAAGGTTCTATATATGTGGACAAGGAGGAAGTGGTGGACGGAAACTTTAACTCATATGGTAAGTTTTATTTACACACTTATCAGATAAATAGCTTTTCAAATTAACATAAGCACATGCAGTCAGCttcgtgtgtgtctgtctctcctcTCCTCTGGCGTGGTTCCTCCTTATATTGCGCTCCCCAGTGCTTACGCCCCCGCCGCCACAGCCTTGTTATTAGAAGCTAATTGAACTAAGGGTTATTTTTGAGAGGAAATTATTAATGTTTTGTGAAACATTCATAATTTGGTGGGAGTATAAAAGACctaatttttgtaattaaattttagtaTTTGTTTTGCATATTTTGATTTAATGATAATGATAAATTGAATGAGTGTTTTAGGTCATACAATCCCTGCATTATTTCTGTTGCaaaagcgggacttttattttgaagcaccACCTCGTCTTTGCGGGAGGAGCCAAACTGGTAATTTAATTAGTGAAACCAAGAGCAAATGCACCACAATGATAAGAGCTCCACAGAGGTTACAGAGTTTAAGAGCATTATAAGCACCCCCTAAAAAGGCATAAGCTCTTACTGTGATTTGCTGGAATTATACAGTGATTTGTtgaagtttaaaaaacaaaacaaaaactttaacaattttaatttctgtcaaATTGGGAAAATCAGCTTTAAATTCATTCAGGGCAATATGTCATGTAAATACATAAGAAAAGGGAGGAAATGTCTGCTGAACTGTTCTGATCTAAAATCTTAGTAAATttctaattaaaggtgcactcagtaactttttgcttgtcatcctggacttacagtgacacctagtggtgtggatgcagcatcattcaaaatcaataattttcagttacagatgccattgtagaaattcactatacacaataaaccatgattaatttaatccaagagtgacagtgcccaataacaagatggttactgagattaagctggtcatgtgattctaaaatggcagcccccatgagggcgcccctgccacatgtagaataaaacagcttttataaggttactgatatgactagagtccacatctcatgtgagtggtcatgattttatacataagtttaaaaattacaattcatttctttaggagtaaatctATTTGAATGggcaaaaaattactgagtgcacctttaagggatCTGTTAGGGGGTGCAACATATTGGTAGCCATGAGAACCAGGGCAGTTGATGGTGAAAGATGAATTGGTGCAAAAACGTCAGAGGTCATCTAGGAATGCAAAAGTTGTGTGTTTAATGATTAATATaatcaaatatttattaaatataatgtttTGTCTCTCAGGTTTCAAAAATCTGAAGTTTGTGGATCTGGCATGAAAACTTACTTTGATGTGATATGATATCATTGATAGACACTGTTGTGGTCTTTTTCATGTGATGTGTAGTTTTATTCAGAAAGACTGACATACACACATTACCTTGCTAGTGTTGTTTTCAGTAATGCAACTAAAAGCGTAATATTGCACAATTTCCTTTAACAtacagtggcaccaaaagtgtTTCGACTCTTTTGGACACTTCagccacatttaaaatgtatgagttTCCTTGCATTCAACAACAAAATTTAAAACCAAGTGGAATCTGCAAACAAGTGATGCTAGACCTGCAAACAAACCAGCCATCTTGCCATTACTTTGATGTACCTGCTCTCAAGATGATTTGGAAGTACAGTATGCagtcagtttccctcaagttcacacaggcgGAGTAACCATATGTATAgttcaacaaattaaatagaaagtgttaaaatacttttgccttaattttaaacaatatatattttgttttataatttgaaactTGTCTTTTAGCTTTGAAGTGTGGCTAAAAAGTCCAACTACTTTTAGGGGCCAGTGTATATTATCTGCTGCCCCCCAATGGTTGTGGACGGCTGGTACAAATGCCTTTTTGAATGTATCATCTCCGGTCAAGTCTTTTAGGGGATTTAACACTAGAAGTGCAGATATGTCTCTCTATGTCCTGAATATCTTGGGGCAGCATTAGCTGCTCAGCTTATAGAGGTGAGtgatgcagatacaggtcaactTTCTGGTGAGTCATGTGCTCCCCAGCTTTCCATTGTTTCCCGTTGTGAAGTTTAACCTAACCTTGTGCATTCTGATCATTGTACTATTTTCTAGGCTGGAGCCAACTTGGTCCTTTATTTACCTCATAGTCAAAAAGAGGGTTACATTGTAGAAGGAGGGCAGAGATGGCCTGGTTACGCTGAGCACAGCGAAACATGTATTTCACCCCTAATAGGTGCTTCAGATGGTCCTGTTTCATCAGTGTCTTCCAGTCTGTGACCCTTCTCGTAATCTGATGAGGACAAGCAAAATATAACTGTAATggaaaaaaaaggactttggaTGCTAAACGTTACGGTCTCTTTGATAATGAGTGTTATCACCCAAATGATGCAGTGACACTTAAGTGTGAGGAGAACAACCATTCTCATTTCTTACATACAGTATTGGTGTTGTCTCATAATGAAGCAGATTTTTAACAAATTTGTAAAACAGCAGAAGTTGACTGGATTAGTAATGtgtaagaaaaactttattatcCCAACAAGCTCACCATTAAGGGCTCTGTATTGGATTCTTGCAGTATCTGTGCAGAGCGTTGGCTCAGAGCATCCCACAGGGCCTCTGCACGCATGTGATCTAATAAAAGAGGCCACATACTAGATAAGTTGCATATAATGTATATTACATCAGATCACAGTGGTGTTAGTGTTATTGCACTGGTATATGGTATTAGTTATCATTATTATGGTACTTTTGTCATTGGTGTGTACTGTATTCAAACACTTTCAGAATGTTGTTATAATATAATAGGTACTTTGCCCACAAATTGCATATGCGGCATGACCTGTTATGCTGGCAAAATAGTTATTTATTGCcccaagaaaaaaaagtttttgtccaAAAATGTTATGTcgttatttgctcaccctcatgttgttccaaacctgtattactttctgtaTTGACATTTTGTAGAATCTTCATGAGGATCTTTTACATATGACTTTTCCATTCCATTTATACAGTAGTGACCatggctgttgagctccaaaaaaaatgacacacaacaacaaaaaaagcaccatgaaaatagtccatacgacttttgtgctacattccaagtcttcagaagacatatgataactttgtgtgaggaccagttcaaatttaagtaattattcactgattaTCCAGTGAACTGATAACTTGAGAACTTCGTGACTGGATCATTGAGTCATTAAGTTGAACTTGATCAGTCCCATTCAAGAATAAATTGTTCATCTGAGTCGGTTTTTCCTGTTCATTGAAAAGAACAGGCTCAAAAGATCGATTTATTAATGAATTGGACTGATACAGTTCAACTCAATGATCTGGTTGCAGCGGTTCTCCAGtgtaacttcagaagacttggaatatagcacaagttgtatggactacagtGATACATTCATGGTGCTATTATggtgttatttgtatttttggagCTTTGGAACAGTTGTATGGACAAGacctgtgtgaagattcttcagaattctccttttgtgttccatggaaaaactaacagcacacaggtttggaacggaatgagggagagaaaataatgatagaattttcattttgggtgaaccgtCCCATTAATGAGTAAATAGACAGTTCCATTAAATTCACTTCTCATACAGTTATCCATCTGAAAACACTATAAAGAAATATCTTACCTCTCATTTCCTCTTGTAGTTGTAAAAACCAAGGGGGCATGTCCTTTGAGCGAGAGGAAGGACTAAGGAAATACTCAGCAGTCGATTCACCAAACAAACTGAAAGACACATTGCCAGCTGATCAAATAATTAAAAGAGTCAGTTAAATCGCCCGCAACTTTGCTTCTTCAGTTCATACATCAAGGACAGCCGGTACTGATGCCCACCATCAGCATCATCACCACCACCAAAAAACACATGCCTAGGCAGTGTTTTATGCAACACACCTTATGAGGTCTTGCCTGAACTTTAGGTTGCAGTCATTCTGGATCAATGAGTCTTTCTCCATATTTTGTTCCATCATTCTAAAGGTTGATGTTACAGACAGATGATGTTACTCCAGTCAAAATCGATCACAAGATTCAAAGAGTTCCACCTCCCCTCTTATCTTACATAACCTGAAATGGAAACGAATAAACCTTTTGTAAAAGTGAAGTATGTCCACGCTAGCTCATTTAGAGTACAAATCCTACAGTAAAAGTTCAGATGCAAAAGAACTCCATAACCTTGGACTGTGTAATAAAGCAAAACTTTAGCAGCAAGAATAGGCATGTATTGTTACCTGTATTCATCTGTTTTATTCTGTCTCAACTCCAGTCCTCTAAAAGCCTGGGACACAGGAGTGACATCAAGCTGAGACAGACCATGATGAGGACGTGCCGCTCAGTTAGCCAACAGATTTGTTGAGACATTCATGGAGAATCAGTTACCCAGGTGACAGAAAGCACCTGATTCCTCTAAGGAATGAATACAAATACAGTCCCATCCCTTCTGACACTTTGCTGTCCAGGGAATGTGGGACAGTATGTGTTGGCTCAGAAGTGATGAAGTGTGCTTGTGTGTTTAATGATTGATTCTAAAGCTGCAGGTCCAAACATGTCCCGTTAATCCTAAAGCTAATTAGTTGAAAAGAGGGACACTAATGAATGAAAGTGATGTTAATGGATGAGAGAGGAATTCAGCTTCTCTAATGGATAGTTGGGTTTGGGTtataatttcaaataaatatatagaacAAGACAGAAAAACACTAATGACTTTTGTACacagtttattaaaaagaaattacattacaaaataggtgcatttcttaaagaaaaaacaaaaaacttgccACCACAATGTTGGAGTTGACACAAGTGAAAATAGCCCACCCCTACTTTTCTATGATATTTTGGTGATGAGATATGTCTTAGGGCCTCCGGAGCCCACCATGGGCCACAATGAAAACctcaaaattcttaaaaaaaaaaaaatcacacacaatgGTTGTGCATATAATAGtgtatatagatttaaccataaCCACCTTCCACATTGTGGGGGGCAAACCTCCTCCAATATTCAGATTAATGGGCAACCAATAAAGGATTTCCTGTTATTATTTCTTAACTAATTTGGTTCCCCATAATAAATATGTGATTAAATTCTTGTTACTTTTCAGtgctgaaaataataaaagtataaaagtataaaaatattaGGATTAACTTATTTTTACCCTAAAGCTGAAAATGATGTCAAagattttaaaatttttgttACGTAAACCTTACGGAGCTCAAACTTGGACTGCATTACTGCTTTTGATGAATTCAGCATGTTCCTCTCAGTAGATAAGTTGACTATGCTTCATTCCAATACAGTGGTTTATTGATAGACAACCTTTAACTTCATCCCAACAGTTCCCCTTCTTTTCACCAGCTGTGGTCTGGCCATGTCATCCTCATATGAAGGGGACGCCATGCCTTTCAGCACGACCGATTTCAAATGGTGCTAGAAAACCCCAGTCCACTCTAAACACCAGAGGAAATCAGTCATGCTGGAAAAGGTAGGTACAAAGTTGTAAGACAGTTTTTTGTGGtatcattaaataatattatacatAAATAGTATTCATGCATTTAACAGGGCAATGTACAAATAAATCTATGCTCTGCTAATGAGTATAAGAGACCATCTTCATCCCTACACTCCTATTactagacatacagtatatccccATTGATCAGTCTCATTTGCTAATACTGATTTATGGACTGTTTTCTAAGGACTTTCCCATACATAGCATGTACATTGTTTATGGTAGTTggtatgtctctgtggtaatagGAGGGCCTCTCTGAGGGATGCTGCGGTGTGTCATAGCAGCTTAGCCATGGGAAATCAGTGCTGAAAAGAGAGGACCTCCCAGAATCAGCATGGCAGCGGGTCTGTGTGAGAGGAGGGGGATAACACGTGGACACATTTCAGTATATGCTTATATATATGTTGAAATTCTATGCATATATTTCCCACAAagtaagtcacacttaaaaaataaaaaataaatcactgcATTGGATGCAAGAGatgaaaccaagtggcatctgcaaacaaatggtgGTAGACCTTTTTACTTCGAACCAATTTCACTTTTCCAGCTGGACTCAagatgatttttagtggatgcactgtataaagcctGGTCCTCTAaagtttacacaggtgtcctagcagagtatgggcattttgcacaaaattttacAGCCATAAAGTGCCCATATACTTTTGTCTCAATTTTGATCAATATATCTAttgatttataatttaaaacctaaccattttatttatttatttatttttgcttgaaaagtgtgattTTGCTGtctaaatgccacttggtttcatattttgtcataggcattcatgcatttttaagtgagGCTGTACAGGTCCATATAGTTTTCGGGGCCACTGTATATAGACAAAAACAtagacttaaaagtgcactctgTAAGTTTTTGTTTATATTGCACTGGGATATGGCAGATGTcaaagttttcagttactgatgccatttttAGAAATTTGCCATTCGTGATCAGTCATGACCAATTTATTCTGTGAGCTAAATAGACTGATAACAGGGAGGTTGTGGAGATAAAATGAATAGTCTGCAGTCATGTCTCAACATGTCGGCCTCCATGACGTGACCAGCTTCCTGTAAAAAGACATCAGCTTTTATTAAGTTACTAATACAACTAAAATCTAATGCaagtgtacatgattttaaacatattttttgaaaGTAGCATTCATTTTTCcaggtgtaaaactttttaatgcataaagagtgcacctttaagattaaCCCCGGAGGCCAGTGAGCACTCTGCTACTTCTAGCTGAGTGAAGCCACACCTGTTCTTAATTTCAAAAGAAAGATTTTTATTAAAGACACACCTATAGTGCCTACACAAATCTCTACATGTTCGCAGGCAATAAAAATATCGGGACTGATATTTCAATCTCAATGATCTTCAAAAGTCTTCAAATTCAGTCGTTCAGCATGTGTCGTCTTATAATCCACATTCATTTTCCAGAAATATAAATTATCTGAAGTctgattattcctttaaagcagtaCATTTCTGCAGCTTCTGTGATACTGTGAGAGCGGAAATGTCACTTCAGAGATTGTGATTATAAATTAGAGCACAAGGATGTGTGGCATAGATACATGTTGCTAGTAGgtgttgctgctgttttttttaaaggcaatTCCTCCACATGCAATCAGTACGTGCAACTTCTTgccttagtaaaaaaaaaatcattatagcaCCCTGTACCAGGGAGGAAATAAGGTCAAGCAACATAAACAATGGCTACTGCTACTGTAACGCTTTCAGCATATGAGTCATTCAAGGTGTCTGAACCTTATTATAAAATGGAAACAATGCGAAAGCTGATAACTATGGTGCATTCCATGGTGATTCCAATCAATTCAAAAGCAATAAAATGGATAAACTGTCAAAAAAATGTGATGCAGAATCTATGATTGTCTTgtttttttctattaaaaatatctaaacatcctcaaaacaaggtttgtttttccttttttaaatgtgtatttaacaAAATGAGTTAGTGATACTCAtgtttaatacaataaaaaaaactttcaatgcaaaattggaagaaaaataaacaagaaaaaataaactaaattcaaatgAAATATATGCAAGATATAGCAAAACGAgatttaaggatgtttatattggaaaaaagacaaaaatactgattataaaaatgatcttttttacttattttttgaatttatatattaaaatgcaaTGTATTGGGGAATTTGGGAGATGCTGGCTGATCTGTAGGATGAACTAGGTCAGTGCTCTTTCAGCACCTGAACCCATTACTTCTTGACTGTGTCCACCATGTGCACTCCAGAATAAACTGACTGATATGAACTGACTTGCCCTCTGACACACCCTCATCATAATTACCTGAGCATTCATATCTTCTGAATTATAAAAACGGCTAAATCAaacatgtattttatttgttcaagatttttttttttttttttttttttgagggtgtGACCCAGTGGAGAGCACATGGTGATGGCATATAACCACAAATCCATGTGGGTTTAAAAGCACAGTGTCATCATCTGGAATGCTACAGTTTTTAACGTTAATTGTGCTGgaacaaaaaaatcttatattGTAAAACATTTCAAGGAGCTGAAAGCATTACTTGAGTCAAATAATAACAGATTTATAGTCTACTGTATGCCCATAAATACTGGCTTGAAATCTTGAATACCATATTTAATTTTCTTATTAATCCAATTCTGTAATTGacaaatatacatcataaatatatatatatatatatatatatatatatatatatatatatatatatatatatatatatatatgtaaacagaATAAATACCTTAAGAATATGTTTTCATCTATGTAACATAGGTACTCTCATCTGGCATGgctgaaattgtatttttttttttttttaaagacagaagTACATGaaaagttaaaatgtaaaaaatacatactTCAACTTTAAACCTATCGTGAATTATCTTACCTTTATCTTACCTGCAGATTCAAAATTCTTGGACAGTCCTTATAGAAGAGGTACACAGCCAATGTGTGGTGTTGCCATGTGCTCATTCTTGTCAGTAGAACAGTGATGCAGtcttgtggtgtgtgtgtgtttgtgtgtgtgtgaaagagagtgcAAGGAAGAGAGGCAAGAATGTGAAATAAGAGTGAAACGATGAATGAAGTGTCATAAACCAATATAAGACACAATTAAATAAGAAATGTGAAGATAATGAAATATACGcactataataataaaacaagaaaGGAGTGAAAAACAGAAGGAGAGGAGGATGCAGTGGATGAGAGGCAGGCTGAGAGAAGCATGGAGACTTGTCTGTCTGGCAACAGTCTCTCAGACAGACTTTACAGCCCCCCCGCCCATGCCCCCCAAAGTGCTGGCTTTGACAACACCCCTACACCACCCAAACACGCCTCCCCTCTCGCTCTCCTCGCCAGCAGCAACAAAAACCCCATCCGGCACATCATAGTCTAGGAAGGGGGTATTTATCAGATATGCACTTTAATGTTGTACCTCTAATTCTATCAATCAATAACAAAAACTGATTTCTGTTGTAACGAATCTATTGTTACATGCAACGTGTTTTTCACGTTATCTCCATTGCCTCATGACCCAGTGCATGTGAGATGAATATGGGCCAGGGTGCCCTCTAAAGGCAATGGCTATAAATAGCAGACTGTTTGTCATATGAAAGTAGCCTATGTGATAACACTGTTTACCTGCATCTCATTTCCTGGTTTGTCACCCTCATTACTCACATTATTGTCATGACACACTGATGATGGTCTTTTGTATGGTCATGGTCACAATGTTCTGTGATTAAAATTACGTAATGATTCTTGAATTGAAAAAATATCAAACACATTGCTGTGGCAAACAGAATGACATTTATTATTTGTGTTGCGGGACTGTGACCGAAGGGACAGAAAAGCATTAATACAGGTGTCCTATGAGAAGTAAACAGAGAGTGATTGAACTGTA
The genomic region above belongs to Myxocyprinus asiaticus isolate MX2 ecotype Aquarium Trade chromosome 28, UBuf_Myxa_2, whole genome shotgun sequence and contains:
- the si:rp71-17i16.6 gene encoding uncharacterized protein si:rp71-17i16.6 → MMEQNMEKDSLIQNDCNLKFRQDLISLFGESTAEYFLSPSSRSKDMPPWFLQLQEEMRDHMRAEALWDALSQRSAQILQESNTEPLMITRRVTDWKTLMKQDHLKHLLGVKYMFRCAQRNQAISALLLQCNPLFDYEHLGFSDFWISNWKFQHHI